A genome region from Flavobacterium sp. CFS9 includes the following:
- a CDS encoding DUF4197 domain-containing protein — MKKILLLLLTLTFSFTSNAQIQKTLDQLSQLSSKINGTGNVDIASGLKEALNKGITQQVSKLTAVDGFYKNEAVKILMPEELQKVDATLRRVGLSSLADEGIKAMNRAAEDAVKEATPIFVSAVKNMSFTDAKNILLGNESAATSYLQNSTTTALYSKFNPVIKTSFEKVGADVIWTQIIKKYNTIPLVRKVNPDLTDYTTNQALAGVFKMIAVEEKDIRTNINARTSPLLKKVFAMQDKK, encoded by the coding sequence ATGAAAAAGATTCTACTTCTGTTACTTACGCTTACATTTTCTTTCACTTCTAATGCTCAGATCCAAAAAACTTTAGATCAGCTATCGCAATTGTCGTCAAAGATTAATGGCACCGGAAATGTTGATATTGCTTCGGGATTAAAGGAAGCTTTGAACAAAGGAATTACACAGCAAGTAAGCAAACTAACCGCTGTTGACGGCTTCTATAAAAATGAAGCGGTAAAAATCCTAATGCCGGAAGAATTACAAAAGGTTGACGCTACTTTACGAAGAGTAGGATTATCCTCTCTTGCCGATGAAGGTATAAAAGCTATGAATCGTGCTGCTGAAGATGCTGTTAAAGAAGCTACACCAATTTTTGTTTCTGCGGTTAAAAACATGTCGTTTACCGATGCCAAAAATATTTTGTTGGGCAACGAAAGTGCGGCAACCAGTTATTTACAAAACAGTACGACAACCGCTTTGTACAGTAAATTCAATCCGGTAATCAAAACTTCTTTTGAAAAAGTAGGCGCTGATGTAATCTGGACACAAATCATTAAGAAATACAACACCATTCCTTTAGTTAGAAAAGTAAACCCGGATCTAACTGATTACACAACCAATCAGGCTCTGGCAGGTGTATTTAAAATGATTGCCGTAGAAGAAAAAGACATCCGTACTAACATTAATGCAAGAACATCTCCTTTATTGAAGAAAGTATTTGCGATGCAGGACAAAAAATAG
- a CDS encoding DUF5723 family protein, translating into MKKTLLSLLLIAITFSAKSQSYLGYTHDNYAGVQSVLFNPASIADSRFKTDVNLFSISGTVANDLYGVRLFDVYKKGYDFDKQSIMTPANSNNGLINFDIMGPSFMFNIAPKHTIAVFTRARSVTNAYNVNGSLVNEVKDGLDHASNFNFNLGNPNAVSHSWGELGVSYAAVLWQNNQHFLKGGLTVKYLQGGVNGYAQGRGVKVAFVENKANPRASTLFSEGEVTVGASQDFEANEDYKFDANSNGFGFDFGLVYEWRPEYEKYDVNKATKADNNFRNLNKYKLRFGLSVTDIGSINYKNSKLDTYNVTGVVTEKMINDADNLYDFLNEHYTKVSTSKGVRTNLPTAIHADVDWNMYKKFYLNLNGDIIMVSDSKLNGSSIANRVSLTPRYESRWFSFYVPMTWMEYSGMQVGSGIRLGAFFIGSGSVLTNLVSKESKAADFHLGVKIPVYQKKFKDTDEDGVIDKEDSCRKVAGPAENNGCPWPDTDGDKVFDKDDVCPSVAGPVENKGCPWKDSDGDTLLDNVDACPAVAGPVENKGCPWPDTDKDGILDKDDACPDVAGPAENKGCPVLDADKDGVLDKDDACPLVYGPAENNGCPKVTKETLAQLKVEAKSIFFTSGKATLSDAKKGENSGRLEAIKEILKNYPNAKFAINGHTDNTGNPKANKKLSEARAKVVMDALIEKGVNPANLSSQGFGSAKPVQSNKTAKGRAENRRTEIVYLGNL; encoded by the coding sequence ATGAAAAAAACTTTACTCAGTTTATTACTTATTGCGATTACTTTTTCAGCCAAATCTCAGTCTTATTTGGGATATACGCATGATAATTATGCAGGTGTTCAAAGTGTTCTTTTTAATCCGGCTTCTATTGCCGATTCTCGTTTTAAAACCGATGTGAATCTGTTTTCAATCAGTGGAACAGTAGCAAATGATCTTTACGGTGTGCGCCTTTTTGACGTGTATAAAAAAGGATATGATTTTGACAAGCAGTCGATCATGACACCGGCTAACTCAAACAATGGTTTGATTAATTTTGATATCATGGGGCCTTCTTTTATGTTTAATATTGCTCCAAAACATACCATTGCTGTTTTTACAAGAGCGAGATCTGTTACTAATGCTTATAATGTTAATGGTAGCCTTGTAAATGAAGTGAAAGATGGTTTAGATCATGCCAGTAACTTTAATTTTAACTTAGGTAATCCAAATGCAGTTTCGCATTCATGGGGAGAGCTTGGTGTTTCGTATGCTGCCGTTTTATGGCAAAATAATCAGCATTTCTTAAAAGGAGGTTTAACAGTAAAGTATCTTCAGGGAGGTGTAAACGGTTATGCTCAGGGTAGAGGTGTGAAAGTAGCATTTGTAGAAAACAAAGCGAATCCTAGAGCCAGTACACTTTTTTCTGAGGGAGAAGTAACCGTAGGAGCGAGTCAGGACTTTGAAGCAAATGAAGATTATAAGTTTGATGCTAATTCAAATGGTTTTGGTTTTGATTTCGGACTTGTTTACGAATGGAGGCCTGAATACGAAAAGTACGATGTAAACAAAGCAACGAAAGCAGACAATAACTTTCGTAATTTGAATAAATACAAGTTACGTTTTGGTTTATCGGTTACCGATATTGGTTCAATCAATTATAAGAACTCAAAATTAGACACCTATAATGTTACCGGAGTGGTAACAGAGAAAATGATCAACGATGCCGATAACTTGTATGATTTCCTAAACGAGCATTATACAAAAGTTTCGACTTCAAAAGGAGTTAGAACCAATTTACCAACAGCAATTCATGCTGATGTAGACTGGAACATGTACAAAAAGTTCTATTTGAATTTAAATGGAGACATCATTATGGTGAGTGACTCTAAATTAAACGGAAGCAGTATTGCTAATCGTGTGAGTTTAACGCCTCGTTACGAAAGCAGATGGTTTAGTTTTTATGTGCCAATGACCTGGATGGAATACAGCGGAATGCAGGTAGGATCAGGAATTCGTTTAGGAGCATTCTTTATTGGTTCAGGTTCTGTTTTGACGAATCTGGTTTCAAAAGAATCCAAAGCGGCTGATTTTCACCTTGGGGTAAAAATTCCGGTTTATCAGAAGAAATTCAAAGATACGGATGAAGACGGAGTAATCGATAAAGAAGACTCTTGTAGAAAAGTTGCAGGTCCTGCAGAAAATAACGGTTGTCCGTGGCCGGATACAGATGGAGACAAAGTTTTTGATAAAGACGATGTTTGTCCAAGTGTTGCAGGTCCCGTAGAAAATAAAGGATGTCCTTGGAAAGATAGCGATGGCGATACTTTATTAGACAATGTAGATGCTTGTCCTGCAGTTGCCGGTCCGGTAGAAAATAAAGGTTGTCCTTGGCCGGATACAGATAAAGATGGAATTTTAGACAAAGACGACGCTTGTCCGGATGTTGCTGGTCCTGCAGAAAATAAAGGATGCCCTGTTTTAGATGCTGATAAAGACGGAGTTTTGGATAAAGATGATGCTTGTCCGTTAGTTTATGGTCCTGCCGAAAATAACGGTTGTCCTAAAGTTACAAAAGAAACATTAGCACAATTGAAAGTAGAAGCGAAATCGATCTTCTTTACAAGTGGAAAAGCAACTTTAAGCGATGCTAAAAAAGGAGAGAACTCAGGTAGATTAGAAGCTATCAAAGAGATTCTGAAAAACTATCCAAATGCTAAGTTTGCAATCAACGGACATACGGATAACACCGGGAATCCAAAAGCTAACAAGAAATTATCTGAAGCCAGAGCAAAAGTAGTAATGGATGCTTTGATTGAAAAAGGAGTAAATCCGGCTAACTTAAGTTCACAAGGATTTGGATCTGCAAAACCGGTGCAGTCTAATAAAACAGCTAAAGGAAGAGCAGAAAACAGAAGAACAGAAATTGTATATTTAGGTAATTTGTAA
- the purU gene encoding formyltetrahydrofolate deformylase, with translation MQKITILMHCKDQKGIIAAVTTFIAKVEGNITYIDQHVDVEQNVFFMRLECELTNQHVSAESIKENFSKTIATDFNMSWELYNQEHKPKMALFVSKYDHCLFDILGRYSANELNIEIPVIISNHNDLRSVAERFNIPFHCIPFTKDNKEEGEAKQIELLKKYQINFIVLARYMQIVTPNLISLYENKIINIHHSFLPAFPGAKPYHSAFKRGVKIIGATSHYVTEQLDEGPIIEQDITRVSHIHSVEDFIMKGRDLERIVLARAIKLHAERKTIVYSNKTVVFS, from the coding sequence ATGCAAAAAATAACCATTCTGATGCACTGCAAAGATCAAAAAGGAATCATTGCCGCAGTGACCACTTTTATTGCTAAAGTAGAAGGAAATATTACCTATATTGATCAGCATGTTGATGTAGAGCAAAATGTCTTTTTTATGCGACTGGAATGCGAACTTACCAATCAGCATGTGAGTGCCGAATCGATAAAAGAAAATTTTTCAAAAACGATTGCCACCGACTTTAATATGTCGTGGGAATTGTATAATCAGGAACATAAACCTAAAATGGCTTTGTTTGTCTCTAAATACGATCACTGTCTGTTTGACATTCTTGGTCGCTACAGTGCCAACGAATTAAATATAGAAATCCCTGTCATCATCAGCAATCATAACGATTTGCGATCAGTTGCTGAACGATTTAATATTCCTTTTCACTGTATTCCATTTACAAAAGACAATAAAGAAGAAGGCGAAGCCAAACAAATTGAACTGTTAAAAAAATACCAGATTAACTTCATTGTCCTGGCGCGTTATATGCAGATTGTCACACCTAATTTGATTTCGCTTTACGAGAATAAAATCATTAATATCCATCATTCGTTTTTACCGGCCTTCCCGGGTGCCAAACCGTATCACTCGGCTTTTAAGCGAGGGGTGAAAATTATTGGAGCAACCAGCCACTACGTGACAGAACAACTGGATGAAGGACCAATCATTGAACAGGATATTACAAGAGTTTCACACATACATTCTGTTGAGGATTTTATTATGAAAGGGCGTGATTTAGAACGTATCGTTTTAGCCAGAGCGATAAAATTACATGCCGAAAGAAAAACAATAGTTTACAGTAACAAAACCGTTGTTTTTTCTTAG
- a CDS encoding cytochrome c oxidase assembly factor Coa1 family protein — MEDDYTEVRKSWWDRNWKWFVPTGCLSLVVLFGLFIAALVFGVTTMLKESDSYKSAMNEAQHNAIVLEKLGSPIEDNGVASGSVNSSNSVEHCNLQIPIRGSKSRGTLFVVGTKNGTWKYDEMSLYVEDTKEKIDLLKK, encoded by the coding sequence ATGGAAGACGATTATACTGAAGTTCGAAAAAGCTGGTGGGACAGAAACTGGAAATGGTTTGTTCCAACCGGATGTTTAAGTCTTGTGGTGCTGTTTGGCTTATTTATAGCCGCACTTGTCTTTGGAGTTACCACCATGCTCAAAGAATCTGATTCTTATAAATCTGCCATGAACGAAGCGCAGCATAATGCAATAGTGCTGGAGAAACTGGGTAGTCCTATTGAAGACAACGGAGTTGCCTCAGGCAGTGTTAATTCAAGCAATAGTGTAGAGCATTGCAACTTGCAAATTCCAATCAGAGGCTCAAAAAGCAGGGGAACTTTATTTGTAGTGGGAACCAAAAACGGAACATGGAAATACGACGAAATGAGTCTTTATGTAGAAGACACTAAAGAAAAAATTGATTTGCTAAAAAAATAA
- the pyrF gene encoding orotidine-5'-phosphate decarboxylase, which produces MTTQQLHEQILLKKSFLCVGLDPDLTKIPPHLLETEDPIFEFNKAIIDATHDLAVGFKPNTAFFEAYGLKGWLSLQKTINYINENFPEMFTIADAKRGDIGNTSSMYAKAFFEDLNFDSVTVAPYMGKDSVEPFLAFENKHTIMLALTSNEGAFDFQTLTTNGKELYKQVLETSKTWKNSHNLMYVVGATKAEYFTEIRKIVPDSFLLVPGIGAQGGSLSEVCKYGMNDKVGLLVNSARVIIYASKGTDFAEKAREEALKVQKEMAVILGDK; this is translated from the coding sequence ATGACAACACAACAACTACACGAACAAATTCTTTTAAAAAAATCATTTTTATGCGTTGGATTAGATCCTGATCTGACTAAAATTCCGCCACATTTATTAGAAACCGAAGATCCTATTTTTGAGTTTAATAAAGCAATAATTGATGCCACGCACGATTTAGCGGTAGGATTCAAGCCAAATACTGCTTTTTTTGAGGCTTACGGATTAAAGGGATGGCTTTCGCTTCAGAAAACCATTAACTACATCAACGAGAATTTTCCGGAAATGTTTACCATTGCCGATGCAAAACGTGGAGACATTGGTAATACATCAAGTATGTATGCCAAAGCTTTTTTTGAAGATTTGAATTTCGACAGTGTAACCGTTGCTCCTTATATGGGGAAAGATTCTGTAGAACCTTTTTTGGCTTTTGAAAACAAACATACCATAATGTTAGCCTTAACGTCAAACGAAGGAGCATTTGATTTTCAAACTTTGACGACAAACGGAAAGGAATTATACAAGCAAGTTTTGGAAACGTCTAAAACCTGGAAAAATAGCCACAACCTTATGTATGTTGTTGGCGCTACAAAAGCAGAATACTTTACCGAAATCAGAAAAATTGTTCCGGACAGTTTCTTGTTGGTTCCTGGAATTGGAGCTCAGGGCGGAAGTTTATCTGAAGTTTGCAAATACGGAATGAACGATAAAGTAGGCTTGTTAGTCAATTCGGCAAGAGTCATTATCTACGCTTCAAAAGGAACAGACTTCGCTGAAAAAGCGAGAGAAGAAGCTTTGAAAGTTCAAAAAGAAATGGCAGTAATTTTAGGTGATAAATAA
- a CDS encoding general stress protein CsbD, producing the protein MSLRRNTEAKYATLKHDDLVFAGDKMDSNLQQKQGKVEEEFHQIFSDL; encoded by the coding sequence ATGAGTTTAAGAAGGAATACTGAAGCAAAATACGCAACTCTGAAACATGATGATTTGGTGTTTGCCGGAGATAAAATGGATAGTAATCTTCAGCAAAAGCAGGGAAAAGTAGAAGAAGAATTTCATCAAATCTTTTCAGATTTGTAA
- a CDS encoding L,D-transpeptidase family protein: MKTLYPLSLIIVLSFFVSSFAKTDHKNVSYKKTSTVAPVYKNSGSDNVNEISNDFFKRYSDLKKYKSDVMSLYKNRTPGTIWFDEDTINEFGSALYQKAKKTNDLIVPYQKEIDALFSSSATKLSKTDADMLLSSLYIAYAKKTNADAGKKISYDAMLKDFLNYSTIEEATTSSTENIKVAYDQYYKLQDVLKKYKKLDRSNKWKPIVPEETPYKDLRPDAVSNTIAQVRTRLYLLGDLKNDSKSNVYDRELMDAVMKYKVRNGFKPNYILAEEHIKEMNVPLADKIETLKLNMERCRTISDQMAGCDEYVLVNVPSYELIYVKNGKVQLSSSVFVGAPLTKTTIFNGEIERIVFSPYWTVPQSIVNNELKSKIAEDKNYLAKKNMEIVNGQVRQKPGPENSLGLVKFMFPNPDDIYMHDTPSKTLFDFEKRTFSHGCINVKMAKELATAMLKDYPEWTPDKIDKAMAGKVENSFKLTKKVPIYITYFTSLVNENGEIGFFQDVYERDAELNKTVSPQTGVVSN; the protein is encoded by the coding sequence ATGAAAACATTATATCCACTCAGCCTAATTATAGTACTAAGTTTTTTTGTTTCTTCTTTTGCCAAAACTGATCATAAGAACGTTTCTTATAAAAAAACTTCAACTGTCGCACCCGTTTACAAGAATTCAGGTTCTGATAATGTAAACGAAATTTCAAATGACTTCTTTAAAAGATATTCTGATTTGAAAAAATATAAATCTGACGTCATGTCATTATACAAAAACAGAACTCCGGGAACTATTTGGTTTGATGAAGATACTATCAATGAGTTTGGCTCTGCATTATATCAAAAAGCTAAAAAAACGAATGATTTGATTGTTCCTTATCAAAAAGAAATCGATGCTCTTTTTTCTTCTTCAGCAACAAAGCTGTCTAAAACAGATGCAGATATGCTTTTGAGTTCTTTATATATTGCTTACGCCAAAAAAACGAATGCCGATGCCGGGAAAAAAATCTCGTATGATGCTATGCTGAAAGATTTTTTAAATTACAGCACTATTGAAGAAGCTACTACTTCGTCCACTGAAAATATTAAAGTAGCATATGATCAATATTACAAATTACAGGACGTTCTGAAAAAATATAAAAAACTAGACCGTTCTAATAAATGGAAGCCTATTGTTCCGGAAGAAACACCTTATAAAGATTTACGTCCGGATGCTGTTTCAAATACTATCGCCCAAGTCAGAACGCGTTTATACTTATTAGGAGATTTAAAAAATGATTCTAAAAGTAACGTTTACGACCGTGAATTAATGGATGCTGTAATGAAGTATAAAGTTCGTAACGGTTTCAAACCTAACTATATTTTAGCAGAAGAACACATTAAAGAAATGAATGTTCCTCTGGCCGATAAAATAGAGACCCTAAAACTTAACATGGAGAGATGTCGTACTATTTCGGATCAGATGGCCGGTTGCGATGAGTATGTTTTAGTCAACGTTCCTTCCTACGAATTGATTTATGTAAAAAATGGGAAGGTGCAACTGTCTTCGAGTGTCTTTGTTGGAGCACCATTAACTAAAACAACCATTTTTAATGGCGAAATTGAAAGAATCGTTTTTAGCCCTTACTGGACCGTTCCGCAAAGTATTGTAAACAATGAGTTGAAAAGTAAAATCGCTGAGGATAAAAATTATTTAGCCAAAAAGAATATGGAAATAGTAAATGGTCAGGTGAGACAAAAACCGGGTCCTGAAAACTCATTAGGATTAGTAAAATTTATGTTTCCGAACCCTGATGACATCTATATGCATGATACTCCATCTAAAACTTTATTCGATTTTGAAAAAAGAACGTTCAGCCATGGTTGTATAAACGTAAAAATGGCTAAAGAATTAGCTACTGCCATGCTTAAAGATTATCCTGAATGGACACCCGATAAAATAGATAAAGCTATGGCGGGCAAAGTAGAAAACAGTTTTAAACTAACTAAAAAAGTACCTATTTATATTACTTATTTTACCTCGCTGGTCAATGAAAATGGAGAAATTGGTTTCTTTCAGGATGTTTATGAGCGAGATGCTGAATTAAACAAAACGGTTTCTCCTCAGACGGGAGTAGTATCTAACTAA
- the katG gene encoding catalase/peroxidase HPI translates to MSDSNVSKCPFHNGQMKETAGTGTSNKDWWPNRLNLNILRQHSSLSDPMEKDFNYAEAFKTLDLNAVKKDLFDLMKDSQDWWPADYGHYGPLFIRMAWHSAGTYRISDGRGGASSGNQRFAPLNSWPDNGNLDKARFLLWPIKQKYGNKISWADLMILAGNCALESMGFKTFGFAGGREDVWEPEQDVNWGSEIEWLATSDKPFSRYTGDRNLENPLAAVQMGLIYVNPEGPDGNPDPLGSGRDIRETFARMAMDDAETVALVAGGHTFGKAHGAGDAALVGAEPEGASIEQMGMGWKSSFGTGVGGDAITSGIEGAWKPNPTTWDNGFFETLFKYDWKLSKSPAGAHQWTPTDESAATTVVDAHDPSKRHAPMMTTADMALKLDPIYEPISRDYYENFDKFADAFARAWYKLTHRDLGPVSRYLGPEVPSEILIWQDPIPAAQSELSYNDIAALKDKILSSGLSISELVNTAWASASTFRGSDKRGGANGARIRFEPQISWEVNGGGQVKKVLAALEAIQNDFANSGKSVSIADLIVLGGSAAIEKAASNAGLSVDVPFTQGRGDATLEQTDVHSFQVLEPKADGFRNYKSAKTGAITEELLIDKAQLLTLSAPEMTVLVGGLRVLNANYDGSKHGVFTVNKETLSNDFFVNLLDLRTAWKASDETGEVFEGRNRTTGEVKWTATRADLIFGSNSELRALAEVYASSDAKGKFVKDFVSAWTKVMNLDRFDV, encoded by the coding sequence ATGAGTGATTCAAACGTAAGTAAATGTCCTTTTCATAACGGACAAATGAAAGAAACTGCTGGTACAGGAACCTCTAATAAAGATTGGTGGCCAAATCGTTTAAATTTAAACATATTACGCCAGCATTCTAGTTTGTCGGATCCAATGGAAAAAGATTTTAACTATGCTGAGGCATTTAAAACTTTAGATCTGAATGCGGTCAAAAAAGATCTTTTTGATCTGATGAAAGATTCGCAGGATTGGTGGCCAGCAGATTATGGTCATTATGGTCCTTTATTTATTCGTATGGCGTGGCACAGTGCCGGAACGTATCGTATCTCAGACGGTCGTGGAGGTGCAAGTTCGGGGAATCAGCGTTTTGCTCCTCTTAACAGCTGGCCGGACAATGGGAATTTAGATAAAGCACGTTTTTTACTTTGGCCAATCAAACAGAAATATGGTAACAAAATCTCCTGGGCCGATTTGATGATCCTGGCAGGTAACTGCGCTTTAGAATCTATGGGATTCAAGACTTTTGGATTTGCTGGCGGAAGAGAAGATGTTTGGGAACCGGAACAGGATGTGAACTGGGGTTCGGAAATAGAATGGCTGGCTACCAGCGATAAACCATTTAGCAGATATACTGGTGACAGAAATCTTGAGAATCCGCTTGCTGCTGTGCAAATGGGGTTAATATATGTAAATCCTGAAGGCCCGGATGGTAATCCTGATCCACTAGGTTCCGGTAGAGATATTAGAGAGACTTTTGCAAGAATGGCGATGGATGATGCGGAAACGGTTGCTCTGGTTGCGGGAGGTCATACTTTCGGAAAAGCGCATGGTGCCGGTGATGCAGCATTAGTAGGAGCTGAGCCGGAAGGTGCCAGCATAGAACAAATGGGAATGGGATGGAAAAGCAGTTTCGGTACCGGAGTAGGTGGAGACGCTATTACCAGTGGAATTGAAGGAGCCTGGAAACCGAATCCGACTACCTGGGATAATGGTTTTTTTGAAACTTTGTTTAAGTACGATTGGAAACTGAGCAAAAGTCCTGCAGGAGCACATCAATGGACACCAACAGATGAAAGCGCTGCTACAACTGTAGTAGATGCTCACGATCCGTCCAAACGACATGCTCCGATGATGACAACAGCCGATATGGCATTGAAATTAGATCCTATTTACGAACCAATTTCAAGAGACTATTACGAGAATTTCGACAAGTTTGCCGATGCTTTTGCGAGAGCATGGTACAAATTAACACACAGAGATTTGGGACCTGTTTCACGTTATCTGGGGCCAGAAGTTCCAAGTGAAATATTGATTTGGCAAGACCCGATTCCTGCAGCTCAAAGCGAGTTGAGTTATAATGATATTGCCGCTTTAAAAGATAAAATTCTTTCCAGCGGACTTTCGATTTCAGAATTGGTAAATACGGCCTGGGCATCAGCTTCTACATTCCGTGGTTCTGATAAACGAGGAGGAGCTAATGGCGCCCGTATTCGTTTTGAACCTCAAATTAGCTGGGAAGTGAATGGAGGAGGACAGGTAAAAAAGGTATTGGCTGCTTTAGAAGCCATACAAAATGATTTTGCTAATTCCGGAAAATCAGTATCGATTGCCGATTTAATTGTTTTAGGAGGATCTGCAGCTATTGAAAAAGCGGCATCAAATGCAGGTTTATCTGTTGATGTTCCTTTTACTCAGGGAAGAGGTGATGCTACTTTAGAGCAAACGGATGTACATTCGTTTCAGGTATTAGAGCCAAAAGCAGATGGATTCCGAAACTATAAAAGTGCCAAAACGGGAGCGATTACCGAAGAACTTTTAATAGACAAAGCACAATTGTTAACCCTGTCTGCACCTGAAATGACAGTGTTAGTGGGTGGTCTGAGAGTGTTGAATGCGAATTATGACGGTTCTAAACATGGTGTGTTTACCGTAAATAAAGAAACATTGAGTAATGATTTCTTTGTGAATTTATTAGATTTGAGAACAGCCTGGAAAGCCAGTGATGAAACCGGTGAAGTTTTTGAAGGACGTAATCGTACTACGGGAGAAGTAAAATGGACCGCAACCCGTGCCGATCTTATATTTGGTTCTAATTCTGAACTTCGTGCTTTAGCTGAGGTTTACGCAAGCAGTGATGCCAAAGGGAAATTTGTTAAAGATTTTGTTTCAGCATGGACTAAAGTAATGAATCTGGACCGTTTTGATGTGTAA
- a CDS encoding ABC transporter substrate-binding protein, with protein sequence MKQIVDQIGTLHTFETAPKRIISLVPSQTELLYDLGLEEKIVGITKFCVHPYHFKSTKKMVGGTKKIHFEKIKLLQPDIIICNKEENTPEIVAQLSAVCPVWVTNIVSIEDNFQMISDFGQLFNCRTEAQKWNNKLLFALDDFKKYVQDIPEKKTAYFIWKNPYMVAGNNTYINELLKLNHFKNIYGDKGRYPEIELRKMRLEGDPDLVFLSSEPYPFKEEDAFEIGRFTHHAKTIFVDGEMFSWHGSRLLKAFPYFKLLHERLKN encoded by the coding sequence ATGAAACAAATAGTAGACCAGATCGGTACTTTACATACTTTCGAAACAGCTCCAAAGCGAATTATTTCGTTAGTTCCTTCTCAGACCGAATTACTATACGATTTAGGTTTAGAAGAAAAAATAGTTGGGATAACCAAGTTCTGCGTGCATCCGTATCATTTTAAGTCGACTAAAAAAATGGTCGGAGGAACCAAGAAGATTCATTTTGAAAAAATAAAACTGCTCCAACCCGATATTATCATTTGTAACAAAGAAGAAAATACTCCCGAAATTGTAGCACAGTTAAGTGCTGTTTGTCCCGTTTGGGTGACCAATATTGTTTCAATTGAGGATAATTTTCAAATGATTTCTGATTTCGGACAGCTTTTCAATTGCAGAACCGAAGCTCAGAAATGGAACAATAAACTGCTTTTTGCTTTAGACGATTTTAAAAAATATGTTCAGGACATTCCTGAGAAAAAAACGGCTTACTTTATTTGGAAGAATCCTTATATGGTAGCAGGAAATAATACTTATATTAATGAGTTGTTAAAACTGAATCACTTTAAGAATATTTATGGTGATAAAGGCCGTTATCCCGAAATAGAACTTAGAAAAATGCGTCTGGAAGGCGATCCTGATTTGGTTTTTCTTTCTTCAGAGCCTTATCCGTTCAAAGAAGAAGATGCTTTTGAAATAGGACGTTTTACGCATCATGCCAAGACTATTTTCGTCGATGGCGAAATGTTCTCCTGGCACGGAAGCCGATTATTAAAGGCTTTTCCATACTTTAAATTGCTGCATGAAAGATTGAAGAATTAG